A segment of the Brienomyrus brachyistius isolate T26 chromosome 13, BBRACH_0.4, whole genome shotgun sequence genome:
ATTATGTtgagggtgccaataattttgtccGGCCCAGTTTTTGAGTTTTGTGCGAAATTATATCAAATTTGGCTTTTTTTCCtctgtttttttgtgttgttcCAATGCACATAAAGGAAATAAACATGTGTATACCAAAACATTTGTAACTGTAGCAATTGAAATGGTGCATTTTCTTTCAatccaggggtgccaataatttcgTGATTCATAATTTCTCaacttagcatttattgaatactgacTTGTGTAAATTTAAATacaaacttccatccatccatccattttccaaaccgcttatcctactgggtcgcggggggtccggagcctatcccggaagcaatgggcacgaggctgggaacaacccaggacggagggccagcccatcgcagggcacactcacacaccattcatcctcacatgcattcctacgggcaatttagcaagtccaattagcctcagcatgtttttggactgtggggggaaaacagagtacccggaggaaaccccacgacgacatggggagaacatgcaaactccacacacatgtgacccaggcggagatttgaacccaggtcccagaggtgtgaggcaacagtgctaaccactgcaccaccatgccgccccggttTGCATTTTTGATGCAGCTAGTTATagttttataatggaataatgtagatttgtcataagatttcttgcacgagtatgagagtcagaaagcgtgAGTAGGCAACCCAAGGATAATAGAAATTTTTGCTTCTAGTGCTTAATCATGATTACAAAGATTGTTACCCGCCTTCTtactcattttattttaaatacaccCTGAATATCCGCAGGTTTTCAGCTCAATGTCATTGTTTTCTTTTCAGTCTAGCTATTGACCCCACAAACTAGAAGCTAGAATGCCGGTATAATGCCTAATGGAAATACCTTACATGCTATATAGTGTATATATACAAAGAACCTATATAGCTTGCAATCTGATACCACTACATATGTCGCTTTAATTGCTGGCTGTCCTTATGAATTTTAAAAAGGGTCAACGTTTGACTTCTGTTCTTAATAGTAGATTTGAAATACTTAGCAGGAACCACTTCATCCGTTATTGATTCCTAGAGGGACGAAGAATCAGAGCACACAGGAATTAAAGTAGTCAGGATACGGCATGCGCGGCTATCCAATCATTTATTTATCATCCTGTCCTTAACATAGATACATTTCTTTTGCCTActgttaattatatatatagctAGCCATTCGAGGGATCCTCCTAGTCTCCGCAACAGCTACCACTGCTGTCCAGAGAGCTTTTAAACAGATCTTGAAGATGTCATCTAAACCGACTTGTCTCATAGTGACAAGTGGAGCTCTACAtggttagtttaaatactaaaaAGCAGATCGCGAAATATCCGTGAATTCGTTAGAAATGATTATAATATATCTAAATCCATATTTTTATAACGGCAGTTCGTTGCTTAAATGTGCCTATATATTGAATCGCTTATATTCATATAGCTGTATTTTTCTGTGTCAACATTGTAATAGGAATTTAGCATACTACCACATCGTCTTGTAACTGGGATGTGTTACTACATATGTTTTCGTCTGTGTACAGGAGTGACTGCACAGTCGTTTCTCCAGTCTTTCAGTCTGTGCAGCCCGGTCTTTAATTTACAGACGGCGACACCAGGGGTGAGTGAAACGAAAACCAACACGGCGTAAGAAAAATATCATACTAATGCCGGAAACGGTTTAAATGGTCATTGACAATTCACAGCCAACCTCTGTTTAATTATAACAATCTTGATTTTAGTCATTGCTTTTCTTTCTTCCCGTTTTTATTATAATGTATCGGTGATATATTGAttctaaattaaattaattaatttgagTTGATAGTGTGTTCATTTTTTGACAAATGATATTAATTATGATTTCTAGTGAATGGAACTCAGTGTCTGCAAAGTGGGGGGCACTTTTCCATCGCATCAAGTACTGTACCTTATTGATAACTTTTTtaaagaaagtaccaaaagtacaccACTTGAAGGTATttgttttccactggcgtaaaaacGGGTACAGCTGTTATGCTGAAAAAAAGGCATCCCTGGCGTAGAATGCTTGCCTGTCTCGGGAATGTAAAACAGCGGAACAGTGTTTTTCTAACGCGTGAAAACGATCGTTTCTGTCTCATAAAAAACTCAGAAgatgtatgtaaaatatcatatgacatTGTATTTTCTTAAAATAGAGATATGCAACATACAAGCAAATAAAATAAGTCGCGGACCTAAAACCGGTTTGTTACTAAATGCGTAGGCTACACGTTAATATTGATTCAAAAGTTCAAAACAACAGACATGAACTTGGCAACATAACGCTTGTTACATTATAAGTAATGGtaagaatggtaccaaaacatcctctgAGAGAAACTCAGccatccaagaacagtttggcgatgaacaatgccttttctagcatgatggagcaccgtGCCATAAGGCAAAAGTGATAGCTAAGTGGCTCAGGGAGCATGACATCGAAATTTTGGGTCCAgggccaggaaactccccagaccttaatcctGTTGAGAACTTGCGGTCAGTCCTCAAGAGGCGGGTGGACAAAAAAACACCCACAAACTgacaaaacttttggccacggcTGTACAGACACCGACTGAAATTCCCCTGCTGTGTCAGAACCAATTAAGTTATAAAAAGTAATATGCAGTGATTATGAAATACACATTGTAGTGTGTTTGGTGTGTGTCAACAGTCATATTTCTTATCACAATGAATTGCCCTTATCATATGCCCATTCAAACATGTGACGACATAGACAGTTCCCATTCTACCCTGCCCTCCTCCTTTTCCCCATCTGGCCAGCGGGTATTGCTAGCCATTCTGTGTTTTCCTCTCTGTAGTTGTATCCTGTACTCTCATGTGTTTCTACCTACTCCTGGACTGTGTGAGTTCGAGACTAGCAAGTCCCACCCTTCTTGGTGATTGTAGTTTTGGTTTTTGGTTTTCCTGGTGGTTATTTTTTGTTGTAGCTCTGGCATCCGTGGGCCCCCTTCCACGTGTTAGGTTCTGGTTTTGTTTTGTACTTGTATTTTGTGTTAGCCTTGTATTCCTAGTATTAAATTGGTATTTTCTGTTTCTAACCTTCCTAGTTCTGTGATTATCCCTGTTCATTAGCTGTTGCTTGTATTCTGTGTTCGGTTTGATTGGTTGTCTGGTTAATGCTGATCTCCTGCATCCTCATTAGCTCATTTTGGTTTGTACATTTAAGTTCCTGCCTTAGTTCTTTTTCCCAGTTGGTCATTGAATGCAGTTGTGTCAATGTATAGTGTTTGTTGCTTTGCTCATTTCCGTAGTCTTCTTCTCTGTGTTTTCTTGGTTCCCTGGTTGTTTGTAGTTCATGGTCTTTAATTTATTCcttattatttctttttattccTTGTATATTTTTTGTCCTTTCTggtccttttattttttttgacgtCTTTATTGTGTTCGACATTACTAATAAACCCTTGTTGTCTCAGAGTCAAACTGTGGATCGTCACCTTCTTTCTCCTTGCTGCATGCCCTGCCATGTCACATGAGTTACCTGAGCAATTTCAGTCGGTGTCTGTAGAATGAATACAGATTTAACAGGGAATGGCTTTCCTGGCAGCAGGGTGCCAAAAAAGGCACCCCCTTTAATTTTGCGTTTCTGTAGCTCCCATCAACAAGTGATTTTTGAAATTTGATTTTGAGAATGTCTTAACTAACCTGTGTAAGTTTCACCAGTGTAGCTACAGTAAAGCCAGATTTAATGGGGATGCATTTTCTAGCAGTGAGTTGCTGAGAAAGGCATCCCCTTTAATTTAGCATTTCtgtagctcccatcatcaagtacatgaaaaatatatccccacccccccccccccccctcgtcatGACATTTGCACTGACCCCACCATCAAGCAAATTTTTTTAATACAATTTGGAGACAAGTGTCTTCTGAACTACATGGTGCAACACCATTTTAGTCATAAACAGACCCTGACGTTTTgtaaatcagtttttttttcttcgtaaaaaGAACTTACCGTACATCTGATATATGTCTGTTGTTTTGAACTTTTGAATCAATATTAACGTGTGATAGCCTACGTATTTGGTAACAAACCGTTTTCAGATCTGCGacctattttatttgtttgtacaTCTGTATTTTGACAAAATACAGTGTTGTATGatatattacatacattttATGAGTTTGCATAGACAGAAACGATCGTTTTCATGCATTGCAAAAAACACTTTCCTTCCGCTGTTTTCAGCGGTGTGCTTTGCTGAGACAGGCATGCATTCTCCAGCAAGGATGACATTTTCGGCATGACACTGGCACTAAATGACAACACAATGCGAGGCGTTTTAttgaatttgaaaaatggctgCAGTATATTATAAGGCTGGACAATGTGCGATATTAATAACAGCATCACGTGTTATGTACGTACTATTCTTACATCGCTAATTAGATTGAGATAATGCTTTTTCATACCATCATACTGTATGGACATTATAGCGCAGGGCATTTACTTTtcactaaaatatttttacttcGTTATAGGGGAAAAAATTTGTAGGTTTTGCAGTGAAATAGGGAAAGAACTGAAAGTACGGTACATGGTATGGTGGAAAAGGGCTTTTATTGACCTTTGGATTATACTAACCCTGGATGAAATCCAGTGACACTTAATACCAAGCGGGTAGCATGGCCATATTCAGGATCAGTAcataacatgtttttttttttttttattttattacagtTATTTCTAATGTTCTGTTGTAGGGTGGTGCCATGAGATGCTAGACGTTTAGTCATATTAATTAGACATATAAATGATGACAAAACTAGTTTAATGTTcagccattcatccagaagctTAATCCAGGAagtgcagggcacaaggcaagagaTACATTGAATGGAATCCCACCAAGGATAAGCACAGATACAGAGCCAGGTGTGGCATTTGAGTGCTGAACCCTAGAGGTGCCAGGTGGCAGTGCTGTGCTCAGTCATCTCTTTGTACATGACAAAACAGTAttaatatggctgcatgttatCACATCGCGATATATGAAATTTCTGcaagtaatatttataaaacaaaaatggagaagagtttatataacataaactaTAGCAAACTGAACTTATTGTCTACCAAAAAAGTTGGTTTTGCCACGAGCTCTCAATAGACACAAAGCTGTGCCGACAAATGCGATATGATTTttaggcacacacacatatcgcAGTGATGATGCTGAAATGATACATCAGGCAGCCCTAAATGTTggcttttaattttgttttgttacaGGGCAAATCTATTGACTTTGTTGGGGTGGATGAAAGCTCATCCAGATGGATTCAGGAATTCAGTGCGAAGCCATACGCCAACCCAGCAAAACTGGAGTCCATAGATGGTAAACATTGTATTTTATACATTAATATTCATACGTAGTGTCTTACAACATGATACTCTAGGTTCAAAGACAGAAACATTGTTGAAAACATTGCTTATGTGGTTATGTAGCATGTTATATACAGAGGTATGAAAAACATGATAgccttattaaaaatgaatgtacATTGGATATGTTGCATGGGTTGTTTGGCAGGAGCACGTTACCAGGCCTTGTTGATCCCTGACTGCCCTGGTGCCCTCAGTGACCTGGCACATAGTGGATCACTGGCTCGCATTCTTGCTCATTTCACGTCCCAGCAAAGTGAGTACTGTGGTCTAGGATTTCCTGAGCCCAGACAATATGCACTTCAAAATCATTAACAATATATAACAGTAATGCTTTGGCTTCTAAATTCACTGAGCATGTAATGTTGTGTAATGCTCAGAAGCATGTTGAGGGTATGAGGTTCTTGTACTGTGCTGCGTTCATGTGCGTTACAGtgtgttacctcacacctcagaACCAGTGTGTGCAGTGGGCCATGGGGTGTCTGCACTGTGCTGTGCCACTGAGGGACAGCGCTGGATCTTCAGCGGCTATAGCCTGACAGGGGTACGTGATATCGGACGTCTGAGACAGGCTGGCTTATGGCTCCAGAGCTATCAGCACACACAAAGTTCAGACATTTTTTAAGGACAAGAATATTTACCCTAAAAGTTTGTTCTTTGCACTGTGAaatgaaacataaaaaaaattcagGATGATTTCACATTTTGGAATGTAAATAGTTTCTCCAAGTTAACTTAATTCAAGTTATTTTCCTGTCtcaaataacatttatttttaaatcactcTAAGTGCAGTTTGTTACTGTTACATGTTCTGCCCTGTCTTTTCAGCCATCTGTGTTTGAGTTAGTGCGAGAGACTGACTTTGCCAAGCTGCCACTTATAGTGGAAGactttgtgaaggacagtggtgGCTCTTACACTGGTGAGTCAATCTTCCTGTGAGTATCAGTTGAGCCATTTCCAGAGTAAACATAGTAAGTGATGGTTTTAAAGTGTCCTTCCTTTGTAGTGCTACAGTTAAGAtaagtaaataataaaataataaagcaaTGCACTGCTAACTTTTGTGACAACAAATTTGATGGTATGAATGTGTCACATTCCACAGCCAGCACAGAGGATGCAATCCATGTGGTTCTAGACAGACACCTGGTCACGGGTCAGAACCAACAGTCCACTTGGGCCGCAGTAAACAACCTCATTATACTTTTTAATGGCAGGTAAGTGACTACATGGTCTGTATGCAGAATATGAACAAAACTGTAGCTAATGGTTTCCTCTCAGCACCAGCCTTTACATGGTTTGTAATGGTTTCCTCTAAACCTTTTCCTGTCCCACTGTGTCACCAACAAACATTCTCATTTGATTATCCCCTCCATTTCTCTGGCTTCCTTTTATAGAATGTTGGGGCAATCACTCCCACATCTAGAAAGGAGTATCAAAATAAAAGTATTCCACATATGCAATGCcaattcagtaaaaaaaaaaaaaaagactatttCCAGTGTCAGCATTTAAAAGATCTAATTTAAATGTCACAGTTATGATGGTCCCACTTGACTAAAGTTACTTGCATTTTTTTCAACTCCGTCCTGGGATAAGAAACATATTCATACTTTGTAATCTGGGGTTTGCAGCAGATGAAATTGGAGGTACACTAGCAAGAAAGAAAGACTAAAGTGTCTATTTATAAACATGTCATAATTTTCACCTTGTTTTACAAGAATTTGTTGGAATTGTATTAAGTGCAAGATGGCTTTACATTGACGTGATGTTTTTTGAATGTCATatttaaaataactttgtgtatCCTTTGACAATATATTCCTTAGTCATTATATTATTCATAAAATGCTTCTCAAAAACAAGGCCAATATATTCCCCAAGTAGGTAtacaaaaattaaataatacaaaattagataaaatatatttaaatcttTCAACTTTATTGCATGTGACCTACAATAAATAGTGGATTTGTATGATAAGATGTATATTTCTGCTCATTTTTTGGTTATTTCTGTCACTTTCTCTCATCTCAGTAACTCTTCCACTGGATTTCATTAAATGCTTTTGTTAGTTAcagaaataattataaatataacataGATGGCATGGAAAGAAATTCAAAAAGAGGAAATACAAGATCATGGGAACATAGAAGATATACACAAACTAACATACATAACAAATTTTCAAGAAAACCTGCAACATCAGCAGATCAAGTATGGGAAGTGACATACCGAGTAATAAGACACATTTTTAAGTTCTACCTAAGAGGGAGATGGAGACTAACTAGGTACCAGAGGCTTTGTGGGATTATATGTGGGACCATATGGGAGCATATAGGAAGGCCAGCAAAATATGCTGGCAAAACAGGGACATTTCAGACTGGTGTTTCAGACTGGGCTCCTCTCATGGTGTTAAGCAACATAGGAATAGTTTTTCTATGTCAAACCCTTCAACAGTTATTAGCCAAAAGGTATTATTACTTATTGCAGCACACTTTAGTAATGGAATGACACCCTTTCTATTGAGCTTGCTCAGAATTGGATCTCAAGTCCAAATTCCAAATTTGGCATTGACAAATCAAAGCTTTCAGAAATATGTTCCTCACATCCTGTTTGGTGGCATGATTTCACAAAAGTAGATTTttggaaaaattcagatgcttcAAAAGGTATGATCAAAAACATgtcttgaaatttggcctgatgGAGGCGCTacagggatggatggattacaccAAATTTGGTGTTTGAATAGTTTGAACTGTCCTCTATCAAtttgcaaaatttaaaaaaaagtcatcAATCATGTACAATGACATTAAAGAACTGAATCTTGAAAATGTCAAGTTATGCTGCCAAAATGTGCTTTCGGCTTGTTCTGCAGCAAATTCGTGACAGTGCTGTCTCTTGGTTTGGTTTTCAGGAAGTAGCAGCGACTGTGTGGAGCACCACTCTTATTCTACTCCGATTCAAATTGCCTGTGTATTTATCCATCTGTCACCACTGCTGTCTGCTGTCAGAACATCTGCTCTCATTTGCTATGGATTTTCCAGAAATAGATCTAGACAATTGATGGATTTTGTCTCagttaaaatgattatttttctgttttacgCAGTATGGAAAATCTTCATTGTTTATTTCTCCTACACTGTTTAATAGGTTATTTTTATGTTAGGCCTATATTTATATTCATCCAGCTTCGTTAACTGTTTGCCCAGCAGAGGGTCACAGTGAAcatattccaggaagcacagggtggAGGACACTATGAacaggatgccggtccatcacaagacacgcacacacaggtttgtagttATATGTTTgaagggactctccattcatttctatggggaaatctCTAATTACAACATGACAATTTTAAGCCCTACccagaaaaatggtccccacaacatcaaaataacatgtttataTCACAATGTGGGCACATTTGTTCCCCACAATTTAATATAAACCGaatccacacatacacagccATGGGTGGGAACTGAACATTCAACCCAGGAGAACTGTAGAGCCTCCCATTAAAGTGCCATGCCTGAATTCTAAAGTGCAATATTTTGGTATAGGTACAAGGCAGGATAAACAATTACAACTTTTAAGAActtttaattttattcattaaacCTCCCCAATTAACTCGAGTCATAATATGTTGGGCTTATACTGAcaatttgtctttattttctcTGCTGCCTTAATGACCAGTGTAGAATAGTCACAGATTTTTGCAAGGACATAAAATGTATAACTGAAAGATTGGTGCAAGATGGTTTCCTGTTCAGGATGTCTGGGGCACACGTCTGAAAGAGTGCAATAAAAGAACATGCGTGATGTAAAATTATC
Coding sequences within it:
- the gatd1 gene encoding glutamine amidotransferase-like class 1 domain-containing protein 1, translated to MSSKPTCLIVTSGALHGVTAQSFLQSFSLCSPVFNLQTATPGGKSIDFVGVDESSSRWIQEFSAKPYANPAKLESIDGARYQALLIPDCPGALSDLAHSGSLARILAHFTSQQKPVCAVGHGVSALCCATEGQRWIFSGYSLTGPSVFELVRETDFAKLPLIVEDFVKDSGGSYTASTEDAIHVVLDRHLVTGQNQQSTWAAVNNLIILFNGRK